A single region of the Dromaius novaehollandiae isolate bDroNov1 chromosome 27, bDroNov1.hap1, whole genome shotgun sequence genome encodes:
- the LOC112990189 gene encoding ubiquinol-cytochrome c reductase complex assembly factor 2, which translates to MAATRYRRFLKLCEEWPVEETKRQRDLGIFLRQRVAQAFREGENTQIADPVTCDQMYESLVRIHTNYYKNKYPRLKDTTFTGVTVEDCKMILATDILKQMEEMKKGTWKKLRERFYAKKSDEDSK; encoded by the exons ATGGCGGCTACCAGGTACCGGCGGTTCCTGAAGCTGTGCGAGGAGTGGCCGGTGGAGGAGACGAAGCGGCAGCGGGACCTGGGCATTTTCCTGCGGCAGCGGGTGGCGCAGGCGTTCCGCGAGGGCGAGAACACGCAG ATTGCTGACCCTGTGACCTGTGACCAGATGTACGAGAGCTTAGTCAGAATCCACACCAACTACTACAAAAACAAG TATCCACGCCTGAAAGATACAACCTTCACTGGAGTGACAGTAGAAGATTGCAAGATGATCCTAGCAACAG ACATTCTGAAACAGatggaggaaatgaaaaaagGGACATGGAAAAAATTGCGAGAAAGGTTTTATGCCAAGAAATCTGACGAAGACTCAAAGTGA